Proteins encoded by one window of Desulfovibrio ferrophilus:
- a CDS encoding insulinase family protein: MTNIHGFTLVVEREIPEAGCVAKLWRHDTTGAELMSVLTDDENKVFGVSLRTPPSDSTGVPHILEHSVLCGSKKFPVKEPFVELLKGSLQTFLNAFTYPDKTCYPVASANLQDFYNLVDVYLDAVFHPLIPEHVFLQEGWHYELESEDGPLTRKGVVFNEMKGAYSSPDSLVYEHSQRELFPDTTYGLDSGGDPKVIPELTYEQFKRFHATYYHPSNARFWFYGDDNETERLRILGEALAGFEVLTPDSEVGFQQAWTAPRRAEHVFAGGEDSKGMFTLNWLLPETTDRELALALEMLEHVLIGLPSSPLRRALMESGLGEDLAGVGLEDELRQFFFSIGLKGIDPGNVEQAESLIMEVLEALAADGPSEAMIEAALNTVEFDLRENNSGRFPRGLSMMLHSLTTWLYNGDPFAPLAFERPIATIKERLLSGEPLFQTLIREHLLDNQHRVTVVFKPEVDLLAANEAAEQAGLASILEDFGSDQRKQVIAQAAELERLQLVEDTPEALATLPQLDLADIAPQETAIPERGRADDVLVHEIPAQGIVYLDAGFDLSAVPARLLPLVPLFGRALFETGTSREDFADLSMRIARKTGGMGHETFTSAVLGGDGAAARLFLRGKCTADNAPEMLEILREVLLDAQIGDRDRFRQILSEEKARLEQHLIPSGHLVVMSRLRARSGPAGWAAECMGGIEALMGLRELSARMDDDWDGVRADMEELKRLIVSRDGLVLNLTTDPGLCAGVEKLLSGLTESLPAGMASAADWTPGLLPAAEGLVLPAQVNYVGKVVDLRPAGYAFHGTHLTAVRMARMIYLWDAVRARGGAYGAFCFLDRFSGIMAQVSYRDPSLMQTLDAYDGLPVFFRNVDLEGEEFSKNIIGAVGDVDAYLLPDAQGFTSLLRHLTGDDMETRQHMRDQLLGTQLSDIRALGEFLEPLMAGGDVVVLGSAEAMDRAELGFTSNKVL; the protein is encoded by the coding sequence ATGACGAATATACACGGTTTTACCCTGGTTGTTGAGCGTGAGATTCCCGAGGCGGGTTGCGTAGCAAAATTGTGGCGGCATGACACCACTGGTGCGGAGTTGATGTCCGTGCTGACCGATGATGAGAACAAGGTCTTTGGAGTCAGCCTGCGCACGCCTCCGTCGGACTCCACTGGCGTGCCACATATCCTTGAGCATTCGGTGCTCTGTGGATCGAAGAAGTTTCCGGTCAAGGAACCCTTTGTGGAGCTGCTCAAGGGCTCGTTGCAGACCTTTCTGAACGCCTTCACCTACCCGGACAAGACGTGTTATCCGGTGGCAAGCGCCAATCTTCAGGATTTTTACAACCTCGTGGATGTCTATCTGGACGCCGTGTTCCACCCCCTGATTCCCGAGCATGTGTTCCTCCAGGAAGGGTGGCATTACGAACTGGAGTCCGAGGATGGCCCCCTGACCCGCAAAGGGGTGGTCTTCAACGAGATGAAGGGCGCGTATTCTTCCCCGGACAGCCTGGTCTACGAACATTCGCAGCGGGAGCTGTTCCCCGACACCACCTATGGCCTGGATTCGGGCGGTGACCCCAAGGTCATTCCCGAGTTGACCTATGAGCAGTTCAAGCGATTCCACGCGACGTATTATCATCCGTCTAATGCACGGTTCTGGTTCTATGGTGACGATAACGAGACTGAGCGTTTGCGCATTCTGGGCGAAGCCCTGGCCGGGTTTGAAGTCCTGACACCGGATTCCGAGGTCGGATTCCAGCAGGCTTGGACCGCTCCGCGCCGGGCTGAGCACGTCTTTGCCGGTGGTGAGGATTCCAAGGGCATGTTCACGTTGAATTGGCTGCTGCCCGAGACCACGGACCGCGAATTGGCCCTGGCTCTGGAGATGTTGGAGCATGTGCTGATCGGTCTGCCTTCCTCGCCGCTGCGTCGGGCGCTGATGGAGTCCGGATTGGGAGAGGATCTGGCCGGAGTGGGGCTGGAAGACGAATTGCGTCAGTTCTTCTTTTCCATTGGTCTGAAGGGCATCGACCCCGGCAATGTAGAGCAGGCCGAATCCCTGATTATGGAAGTGCTGGAGGCCTTGGCCGCAGATGGCCCATCCGAAGCCATGATTGAAGCGGCTCTGAATACCGTGGAGTTTGACCTGCGGGAAAACAACTCCGGGCGTTTCCCCCGTGGGTTGTCCATGATGCTGCATTCCCTGACCACATGGCTCTATAACGGTGACCCCTTTGCCCCCTTGGCTTTTGAAAGGCCCATTGCGACAATCAAAGAACGCCTGTTGTCCGGTGAGCCGCTTTTCCAGACCCTGATCCGTGAGCACTTGTTGGACAATCAGCACCGGGTGACCGTGGTCTTCAAGCCCGAAGTGGACCTGCTTGCGGCAAACGAAGCCGCAGAGCAGGCCGGATTGGCTTCGATTCTGGAAGACTTTGGGAGCGACCAGCGCAAGCAGGTCATCGCGCAGGCTGCGGAATTGGAGCGCCTGCAACTGGTGGAGGATACCCCCGAGGCCCTGGCAACATTGCCCCAACTGGATCTGGCTGACATCGCTCCACAAGAGACAGCCATCCCTGAACGAGGCCGTGCCGATGATGTTCTGGTTCACGAGATTCCGGCTCAGGGCATTGTCTATCTGGATGCCGGGTTTGATTTGAGCGCCGTGCCTGCGCGTCTGTTGCCTCTGGTGCCGTTGTTTGGCCGGGCGCTGTTCGAGACGGGAACCTCCCGTGAGGATTTTGCCGATCTGTCCATGCGTATTGCGCGCAAGACCGGTGGCATGGGGCATGAGACGTTCACGTCCGCCGTGCTGGGCGGAGATGGAGCCGCTGCGCGATTGTTCCTGCGAGGCAAATGTACAGCCGACAATGCTCCGGAGATGCTGGAGATTCTGCGTGAAGTCCTGTTGGATGCCCAGATTGGCGATCGCGATCGTTTCCGCCAGATTCTGTCTGAGGAAAAGGCCCGCCTGGAGCAGCACCTGATCCCATCGGGACATCTGGTTGTCATGTCGCGCTTGCGTGCCCGCAGCGGCCCCGCTGGGTGGGCTGCGGAATGCATGGGGGGCATCGAAGCGCTCATGGGTCTGCGTGAACTTTCTGCACGGATGGATGACGATTGGGATGGCGTTCGTGCCGACATGGAAGAGTTGAAGCGGCTTATCGTGTCTCGCGATGGGCTGGTGTTGAATCTGACCACAGACCCGGGGTTGTGCGCGGGTGTAGAGAAGTTGTTGTCCGGCCTGACGGAGTCCCTGCCTGCCGGGATGGCATCGGCAGCGGATTGGACTCCTGGGCTGTTGCCTGCTGCCGAAGGGCTGGTGCTGCCTGCGCAGGTCAACTATGTGGGCAAGGTTGTGGACCTGCGTCCGGCAGGATACGCCTTCCATGGCACTCATCTGACGGCTGTGCGCATGGCCCGGATGATTTATCTCTGGGACGCCGTGCGCGCCCGTGGCGGTGCATATGGAGCGTTCTGCTTCCTGGATCGCTTCAGTGGTATCATGGCCCAGGTGTCCTACCGTGATCCTTCATTGATGCAGACTCTTGATGCCTATGATGGCCTGCCGGTATTTTTCAGGAATGTTGATCTCGAAGGCGAGGAGTTTTCCAAGAATATCATTGGCGCCGTGGGCGATGTGGATGCCTATCTCCTGCCGGATGCCCAGGGCTTCACCTCGTTGCTCAGGCATCTGACGGGCGATGATATGGAGACCCGCCAGCACATGCGTGACCAGCTGTTGGGGACGCAGCTCTCGGACATCCGGGCCTTGGGTGAGTTCCTTGAGCCGCTTATGGCGGGTGGTGATGTCGTTGTCTTGGGCTCGGCAGAGGCCATGGACCGTGCGGAGCTGGGCTTTACCAGCAACAAGGTCCTATAG
- a CDS encoding sensor domain-containing diguanylate cyclase: MQDGPFSILFVSPEAPGTSTLALKQWGGDIWNAGNTLEGLNILKNLLPDIAILDTALPSSGWEELAAMIKGREPDIPVILTGMTPNQQDLMTGMRAGADLFLELPLSGEQLEQEIFPLARRAAQIRSNRLRHSTAAAILDATPAPMLITDGNTVDYMNRPMMELADLNAQLTPRSCSEVEQAIPLVRLHAVDDQSTFTKWISVVMETPDCEHLVSVGGKKSCDRTFLLRTTPLAGLRNRHSLSFTDVTSIENEKRMYHRLATTDPLTGVCNRRKFMDELDTEISRAARYGNPLSLIMIDIDNFKNVNDTMGHQAGDVALVELACLLKDNIRSMDLLARYGGEEFALIIPETDLEGANCVASKLCSIVDSTQFAIVPDMTCSLGVSSFSKDDSVHSLIERADQALYKAKHLGKNQACKLEPVCNPAPTKVI, translated from the coding sequence ATGCAGGACGGCCCCTTTTCCATCCTTTTTGTTTCACCCGAAGCACCCGGGACCAGCACCCTGGCTCTGAAACAATGGGGTGGCGACATATGGAACGCAGGAAATACACTGGAAGGCCTCAATATCCTGAAGAACCTGTTACCGGACATTGCCATCCTGGATACGGCCTTGCCCTCGTCAGGCTGGGAAGAGCTGGCTGCCATGATCAAGGGGCGCGAACCTGACATCCCGGTCATCCTGACGGGCATGACCCCCAACCAGCAGGACCTCATGACCGGCATGCGAGCCGGAGCCGACCTCTTCCTGGAACTGCCCCTGTCCGGAGAGCAGCTGGAACAGGAGATTTTCCCTCTGGCCCGCCGCGCCGCGCAAATCCGTTCCAACAGACTCCGGCACAGCACAGCGGCTGCCATTCTGGATGCCACCCCGGCCCCCATGCTCATCACGGACGGCAACACGGTAGACTACATGAACCGGCCGATGATGGAACTGGCAGACTTGAACGCACAGTTGACCCCTCGCTCCTGTTCCGAAGTCGAACAGGCCATTCCGCTGGTTCGTCTGCACGCTGTGGATGATCAATCGACATTTACCAAATGGATCAGCGTGGTCATGGAAACGCCGGATTGTGAACACCTCGTTAGCGTGGGCGGTAAGAAGAGCTGCGACAGGACCTTCCTGCTGCGAACCACCCCCCTGGCAGGACTACGGAACAGGCATTCCCTGAGTTTTACGGATGTGACTTCCATTGAGAATGAAAAACGGATGTACCATCGTCTGGCCACAACCGACCCCTTGACGGGTGTCTGCAACCGCCGAAAATTCATGGATGAATTGGACACTGAAATTTCGCGTGCTGCCCGTTACGGCAATCCGCTGTCGCTGATCATGATCGACATCGACAATTTCAAAAATGTCAACGACACCATGGGTCATCAGGCTGGTGACGTTGCCTTGGTCGAGCTGGCCTGCCTGCTCAAGGACAATATCCGCTCCATGGATCTGCTGGCCAGATACGGCGGTGAAGAATTTGCGCTGATCATTCCTGAAACGGACCTGGAGGGAGCCAACTGTGTGGCATCCAAGCTTTGCAGCATTGTGGATTCCACCCAGTTCGCCATCGTTCCTGACATGACTTGCTCGCTGGGCGTGTCCTCATTCAGCAAGGACGACTCCGTACACTCACTGATCGAGCGTGCGGACCAGGCCCTGTACAAGGCCAAGCACCTGGGCAAAAACCAGGCCTGCAAGTTGGAGCCGGTCTGTAACCCAGCCCCGACCAAAGTCATCTGA
- a CDS encoding Fur family transcriptional regulator, producing the protein MKEPQAVFSDYLAKSNLKMTPQRRLILDVFLRDDGHLASEDLYNMVKREDKSIGQATVYRTLKLLSESGLAKEVHFGDGVTRYERKYGSKHHDHIICEQCGKTLEVMDEEIEHLQEKLAESHGFVLTGHKMYLYGLCADCRKA; encoded by the coding sequence ATGAAAGAGCCGCAGGCCGTATTTTCTGATTACCTTGCCAAGAGCAACCTCAAGATGACACCTCAGCGCAGGTTGATTCTGGATGTGTTTTTGCGTGACGATGGGCATCTTGCTTCCGAAGACCTGTATAACATGGTCAAACGCGAGGATAAGTCCATTGGGCAGGCGACTGTCTACCGGACCCTGAAGCTGTTGTCCGAGTCCGGGCTTGCCAAGGAAGTGCACTTCGGAGATGGAGTGACCCGCTATGAACGCAAGTACGGCAGTAAACATCACGACCACATCATCTGCGAGCAATGCGGAAAGACACTTGAGGTCATGGACGAAGAGATTGAGCATTTGCAGGAGAAGCTTGCCGAAAGTCACGGTTTTGTTTTGACCGGTCATAAGATGTATCTGTATGGCCTGTGTGCCGACTGTCGCAAAGCATAA
- a CDS encoding RebB family R body protein, whose protein sequence is MAYPTAVNSQITDAITQANVKVLGDAPAMAMGNLYQATAQALGNAAHNATTAQQQTNVTAQAATTQGVALLYSLDTATTGIATEKILGMG, encoded by the coding sequence ATGGCATATCCGACCGCTGTGAACAGTCAGATCACCGACGCCATCACCCAGGCTAACGTCAAGGTGCTGGGCGATGCTCCGGCCATGGCCATGGGCAATCTGTATCAGGCCACCGCTCAGGCTCTGGGCAATGCGGCACACAACGCCACGACCGCTCAGCAGCAGACCAATGTGACGGCCCAGGCCGCAACCACCCAGGGTGTCGCCCTGCTGTATTCCCTGGATACGGCCACCACAGGTATTGCCACCGAGAAGATCCTCGGAATGGGTTAG
- a CDS encoding RebB family R body protein encodes MAFPTSVNNQVTDSITQANVKVLGDAPAVAMGNVFQAHAQALGNAAHNATTSQQQTNVTAQAATTMGVAILYSLDTASAGIATEKILGAG; translated from the coding sequence ATGGCATTCCCAACATCCGTAAACAATCAGGTGACCGATTCCATCACTCAGGCCAACGTCAAGGTTTTGGGCGATGCCCCGGCCGTGGCCATGGGCAACGTGTTCCAGGCTCATGCTCAGGCTTTGGGCAATGCGGCACACAATGCAACCACCAGCCAGCAGCAGACCAACGTTACGGCTCAGGCTGCCACTACCATGGGAGTGGCCATTCTGTATTCGCTGGATACTGCCTCTGCGGGTATCGCGACTGAAAAGATTCTTGGTGCTGGCTAG
- a CDS encoding RebB family R body protein: MAYPTSMNSQVTDAVTQANVKVLGDSPAMALGNLFIVTSQALGNAAHNATTAQQQTNVTAQASMTEGIAMLLSVDTAATGKATQKIFA; encoded by the coding sequence ATGGCGTATCCCACATCTATGAACAGTCAGGTGACCGATGCCGTGACCCAGGCCAACGTCAAGGTTCTGGGTGATTCTCCAGCCATGGCACTAGGCAACCTGTTTATTGTGACTTCTCAGGCCCTTGGCAATGCAGCGCACAATGCCACCACGGCTCAGCAGCAGACCAATGTGACGGCTCAGGCCTCCATGACGGAGGGCATCGCCATGCTGCTCAGTGTGGATACCGCAGCCACGGGCAAGGCGACACAGAAGATCTTCGCCTAA
- a CDS encoding RebB family R body protein, with protein MANTAVVGLGPSLSMSMTYAAMADSIGIIMHNAAVAEQHMQTISTAATVQVCALIIAKGAAPAS; from the coding sequence TTGGCCAATACAGCAGTCGTCGGGCTTGGTCCCTCACTGTCCATGTCCATGACCTATGCGGCCATGGCGGACAGCATCGGGATCATCATGCATAACGCCGCTGTTGCCGAACAGCATATGCAGACCATTTCCACGGCTGCAACGGTTCAGGTTTGCGCATTGATCATCGCCAAGGGAGCAGCCCCAGCGTCCTGA
- a CDS encoding RebB family R body protein yields MAYPTSVNNQITDSVTQANVEVLGMAPATAMGNLFQATAQAMGNAAHNATTSQQQTNVTAQAATTMGVAVLYSLDTASAGVATMKILGS; encoded by the coding sequence ATGGCTTATCCCACTTCAGTGAACAACCAGATTACCGACTCCGTAACTCAGGCCAATGTGGAAGTGTTGGGAATGGCCCCGGCAACTGCCATGGGGAATCTGTTCCAAGCCACGGCACAGGCCATGGGCAATGCGGCGCACAATGCAACCACTTCTCAGCAGCAGACCAATGTGACAGCACAAGCTGCAACCACGATGGGCGTCGCAGTGCTGTATTCTCTGGACACGGCCTCTGCAGGTGTGGCCACCATGAAGATCCTCGGATCATAA
- a CDS encoding RebB family R body protein yields MGKDNAVNTQITDSVIEMLESTVGSGPSHSMAVIDSVMAETMSMHMHNAVTTQHNAKLVGQASMAQTCARILAVQSFGGPVFTSVPGPAGPKGPPGDMGQQGLRGAPGSVGAQGPIGAQGVKGAKGEPCSSGQTTRVVVPDIVVEDVQPIIPEVEVIAPDGQIIDPR; encoded by the coding sequence ATGGGCAAGGATAACGCGGTAAATACGCAGATTACGGATTCAGTCATTGAGATGTTGGAGTCCACGGTCGGTTCAGGCCCGTCTCATTCCATGGCTGTGATTGATTCCGTCATGGCCGAGACCATGAGCATGCATATGCATAATGCCGTGACCACCCAGCATAATGCCAAGCTGGTGGGACAGGCTTCCATGGCCCAGACCTGCGCAAGAATTCTGGCTGTACAGAGCTTTGGGGGGCCTGTTTTTACCAGTGTACCCGGACCTGCCGGTCCCAAGGGACCTCCAGGAGACATGGGACAGCAGGGTTTACGAGGGGCGCCAGGTTCGGTGGGGGCTCAGGGACCTATCGGGGCACAAGGTGTGAAGGGAGCCAAGGGTGAACCCTGTTCATCCGGGCAGACCACCAGAGTGGTGGTGCCAGACATCGTTGTTGAGGATGTGCAACCGATTATCCCTGAGGTTGAAGTCATCGCACCCGATGGGCAGATCATCGATCCCCGCTAG
- a CDS encoding response regulator has protein sequence MSTKLLLVDDEEGIRTFLGISLADLGYDVITAENGKEALKAFAEHQPPIVLTDIKMPVMDGIQLLKRIKKVSPDTEVIMISGHGDMDLAVKSLKFEAADFVTKPINDEVLEMALKRVREKISMRAELRSHTENLERLVEEKSARIVELERQAAVGQVVEGFAGAMRGLALDVEDGVNTFNEMPCFVSVHNAYMEIVAINQLYRERLGDMVGKNSWELYTEPEAQDAGCPVGRTFATGKGQRVRRMLATPDGSNVPVLVHTAPILDQEGEVDMVMEISVDVTEVARLQDELRTTRAKYQMLFDEAPCFISVQDQEFRITAANKLFKDHFGEPDEGSCCYKAYSRREAPCEKCPVAETFEDGQSHQMETVVTSKHGQQYNVLIWTAPIRDADGNVVEVMEMSTDITQLRELQDHLASLGLMIGSMSHGIKGMLTALDGGIYRVESGFKKNDSERIETGWETVKDLVNRIRSMVLQMLYYAKNRDLNWDGVDVASFFDGVAHLIHPKAQAAGVEFHSETRGDLGMFEADAAVISAALVNFLENAVDACGDDSCKAEHAVTFSVSGEKDHIVFTVADNGTGIAPEVREKMFTLFFSSKGCKGTGLGLFVSDKSIRQHGGTITVDSEAGKGSAFTVRLPRVLPDSAKTCREE, from the coding sequence ATGAGCACCAAACTTCTCCTTGTTGACGACGAAGAAGGTATCCGCACCTTCCTTGGGATATCACTGGCCGACCTGGGCTATGACGTCATCACCGCAGAAAACGGCAAAGAAGCCCTCAAGGCCTTTGCCGAACACCAGCCACCCATCGTCCTGACCGACATCAAGATGCCCGTCATGGACGGAATCCAACTCCTCAAACGCATCAAGAAGGTCAGCCCGGACACCGAAGTCATCATGATCTCGGGCCATGGCGACATGGATCTTGCCGTCAAAAGTCTGAAATTCGAAGCCGCCGACTTCGTGACCAAGCCCATCAATGACGAAGTCCTTGAAATGGCTCTGAAACGCGTACGAGAAAAAATCTCCATGCGCGCCGAACTCAGGAGTCACACCGAAAATCTCGAACGTCTGGTTGAGGAAAAGAGTGCCCGGATTGTAGAGCTTGAACGTCAGGCTGCTGTAGGGCAGGTGGTGGAAGGCTTTGCCGGAGCTATGCGTGGCCTTGCCCTGGATGTGGAAGACGGGGTTAACACCTTCAACGAGATGCCGTGCTTCGTGTCGGTGCACAACGCCTACATGGAAATCGTGGCCATCAATCAGTTGTATCGCGAACGCCTGGGCGACATGGTGGGCAAGAACAGTTGGGAGCTCTATACCGAACCGGAAGCCCAGGATGCAGGCTGCCCGGTGGGCCGAACCTTTGCCACGGGCAAAGGCCAACGCGTGCGCCGCATGCTGGCCACACCGGACGGTTCCAACGTCCCCGTGCTTGTGCACACCGCACCCATCCTGGATCAGGAAGGCGAAGTGGACATGGTCATGGAGATCAGCGTTGACGTGACCGAAGTGGCCCGACTCCAGGACGAGCTGCGCACCACCCGGGCCAAGTACCAGATGCTGTTCGATGAAGCCCCCTGCTTTATCTCGGTTCAGGATCAGGAATTCCGGATCACTGCCGCCAACAAATTATTCAAGGATCATTTCGGCGAGCCCGATGAAGGCTCCTGCTGCTACAAGGCCTACTCCAGACGTGAAGCGCCCTGCGAGAAATGTCCGGTGGCCGAGACCTTCGAAGACGGCCAATCGCATCAGATGGAAACCGTGGTCACGTCCAAGCACGGGCAGCAGTACAATGTACTGATCTGGACCGCTCCCATACGCGATGCCGACGGCAACGTCGTCGAAGTCATGGAAATGAGCACGGACATTACCCAACTCCGGGAACTTCAGGATCACCTGGCATCTCTAGGCCTGATGATCGGCTCCATGTCGCACGGCATCAAGGGAATGCTCACGGCTCTGGACGGCGGTATCTATCGAGTGGAATCCGGCTTCAAGAAGAACGACTCGGAACGCATCGAAACCGGTTGGGAAACCGTCAAAGATCTGGTCAACCGCATTCGATCCATGGTCCTGCAGATGCTCTATTACGCCAAGAACCGGGACCTGAACTGGGACGGAGTGGATGTGGCTTCCTTCTTCGACGGTGTCGCCCATCTGATACACCCCAAGGCTCAGGCGGCAGGGGTCGAGTTCCACAGCGAAACCCGCGGTGATCTCGGCATGTTCGAAGCCGATGCAGCGGTCATCAGTGCGGCTCTGGTCAATTTCCTGGAAAACGCGGTGGACGCCTGCGGCGACGATTCCTGCAAGGCTGAGCACGCCGTGACCTTCAGCGTTTCAGGCGAAAAAGACCACATCGTCTTCACCGTGGCTGACAACGGCACGGGCATCGCCCCCGAAGTTCGCGAAAAGATGTTTACCCTGTTCTTCTCCTCCAAGGGCTGCAAAGGAACAGGGCTGGGACTGTTTGTTTCCGACAAATCCATCCGGCAGCATGGTGGAACCATTACCGTTGATTCCGAAGCGGGCAAGGGCTCGGCCTTCACGGTGCGTCTGCCCCGTGTGCTGCCCGATTCGGCCAAAACCTGCCGCGAAGAATAA
- the divK gene encoding DVU0259 family response regulator domain-containing protein — protein MPKKILVVDDDQNIVDYLVTIFKDNGYETCEANDGDVALELLMEQKPDLVTLDLEMPKEWGPRFYRKMTQKPEFKDTPVIVISGLSGIHLAIKKAVATINKPFNPDEVIGIVKETIGE, from the coding sequence ATGCCCAAGAAGATTCTCGTCGTGGATGACGATCAAAACATCGTCGATTACCTCGTCACCATCTTCAAGGACAACGGCTATGAGACTTGCGAGGCCAACGACGGTGATGTCGCGCTGGAACTCCTGATGGAGCAAAAGCCCGATCTGGTCACCCTGGACCTCGAAATGCCCAAGGAATGGGGCCCCAGGTTCTATCGCAAGATGACCCAGAAGCCGGAGTTCAAAGATACCCCGGTGATCGTCATCAGCGGCCTGTCCGGCATCCACCTGGCAATCAAGAAGGCCGTGGCTACCATTAACAAGCCCTTCAATCCTGACGAAGTCATTGGCATCGTCAAGGAAACCATCGGCGAATAA
- the divK gene encoding DVU0259 family response regulator domain-containing protein: MMAKIMIIDDDPNIVTYLTDIFTDNGYQTCSAADGSQAMEIVKNEQPDLITLDIEMPEEWGPRFYRKLSQDPEYKRIPVIVVSGLAGNKYAIPKAVASLTKPFDPSELIGIVKEVLGQ; encoded by the coding sequence ATCATGGCCAAAATCATGATCATCGACGACGATCCGAACATCGTCACCTATCTGACCGACATCTTCACGGACAACGGCTACCAGACCTGTTCGGCCGCCGACGGGTCCCAAGCCATGGAGATCGTGAAAAACGAACAGCCTGACCTCATCACTCTGGACATTGAAATGCCCGAGGAGTGGGGCCCGAGGTTTTACCGCAAGCTGTCCCAGGATCCGGAATACAAGCGTATTCCCGTCATCGTGGTCAGCGGCCTGGCTGGCAACAAATACGCCATCCCCAAGGCCGTGGCCAGTTTGACCAAACCCTTCGATCCCAGCGAACTCATCGGGATCGTCAAGGAAGTTCTGGGTCAATAG
- a CDS encoding universal stress protein: MFKKILFATSASPACDDAARVAFDLAGRYSAELVALHITGVPTRAYSQVVKDVRTGEEVDIDENYLALIKEEISSYYEKQISTCPQTCQLEIATGHPHREILRKAREIGADLIIMGASTRGEEGKFYRRGIAGSTLQRVAKAARCPVLSVSRPSASYWGGFGSVVFATDFSKPAESAFNFASKTAQSLDCDLHLFHSVDISSLSQGREMDQEEIEDKIIEARKRMHSAYASKLPSDFKKWEVEVWEGTPYVEVVKFAREKQADLIVLAHHASDPDLEAARMGSTMEQVILRATCPVVSVNHPDKV, from the coding sequence ATGTTTAAGAAGATTCTGTTTGCGACTTCGGCCTCCCCCGCCTGTGACGACGCAGCCCGCGTCGCCTTTGACCTGGCAGGCCGCTACAGCGCCGAACTGGTTGCATTGCACATCACTGGCGTGCCCACCCGGGCCTACAGCCAAGTGGTCAAGGATGTGCGTACCGGCGAGGAAGTCGACATCGACGAAAACTACCTGGCCTTGATCAAGGAAGAGATCAGCAGCTATTACGAGAAGCAGATCTCTACCTGCCCGCAGACCTGCCAGCTGGAAATCGCCACGGGGCATCCCCACCGCGAAATCCTGCGCAAGGCCCGCGAGATCGGTGCTGACCTGATCATCATGGGTGCCAGCACCCGTGGCGAGGAAGGCAAGTTCTACCGCCGCGGCATTGCCGGCAGCACCCTGCAGCGCGTAGCCAAGGCCGCCCGCTGTCCGGTCCTGTCCGTCTCTCGCCCGAGCGCGTCCTACTGGGGCGGTTTTGGAAGCGTGGTCTTTGCCACTGACTTCTCCAAGCCCGCAGAGAGCGCCTTCAACTTCGCATCCAAGACTGCTCAGTCTCTGGATTGCGACCTGCATCTCTTCCATTCCGTTGATATCTCCTCCCTGTCTCAGGGCCGCGAGATGGATCAGGAAGAGATCGAGGACAAGATCATCGAGGCTCGCAAGCGCATGCATTCTGCCTACGCCTCCAAGCTGCCTTCCGACTTCAAGAAGTGGGAAGTCGAGGTCTGGGAAGGGACTCCTTACGTGGAAGTCGTCAAGTTTGCCCGCGAGAAGCAGGCCGATTTGATTGTCTTGGCGCATCATGCATCCGACCCCGATCTCGAGGCCGCACGCATGGGAAGCACCATGGAGCAGGTCATCCTGCGCGCCACCTGCCCGGTGGTCAGCGTCAACCATCCCGACAAGGTCTAA